One window of Aliarcobacter lanthieri genomic DNA carries:
- a CDS encoding TOBE domain-containing protein: MSISSNLTLELLNQPFLLEKRIELLLAIKKTGSINKAAKEVPMSYKAAWEAVEAMNNLSTTPIVIREIGGVGGGGTTLTKYGENLLTTYFLLKEEQRKFIENLNRITDLNTGSLKIIRRLSMQISARNQIIGIVEKISLGAVNAEVEIKLKSGNTIVSIITNSSVENLGLAIGDEVIAVIKSSNVLLSTQSNLKLSARNCLKGTIEEISLGAVNAEVVINIGNEDKVVAVVTVNSVQNMNLKVGTEIDAVIKASDIMIGK; this comes from the coding sequence ATGTCAATATCATCAAATTTGACTTTAGAGCTTTTAAATCAACCTTTTTTACTTGAAAAAAGAATTGAATTGCTTCTTGCTATTAAGAAAACTGGTTCAATAAATAAAGCAGCGAAAGAAGTTCCTATGAGCTATAAAGCTGCTTGGGAAGCAGTTGAAGCTATGAATAACTTATCAACTACACCTATAGTTATAAGAGAAATTGGCGGAGTAGGTGGAGGTGGTACAACTCTTACAAAGTATGGAGAAAATCTTTTAACAACATACTTTTTGTTAAAAGAGGAGCAAAGAAAGTTTATTGAAAATCTAAATCGAATTACTGATTTGAATACTGGGTCTTTAAAAATAATAAGGAGGTTATCGATGCAAATTAGTGCAAGAAATCAGATCATTGGAATAGTTGAAAAAATTTCACTTGGTGCAGTTAATGCTGAAGTTGAAATAAAACTAAAAAGTGGAAATACAATAGTTTCTATTATTACAAATAGTTCTGTTGAAAATCTTGGATTAGCTATTGGTGATGAAGTTATTGCTGTTATTAAATCTAGCAATGTTTTATTATCAACGCAAAGTAACTTGAAACTTAGTGCAAGAAATTGTTTAAAAGGTACTATTGAAGAGATAAGCCTAGGTGCAGTTAATGCAGAAGTTGTAATAAATATTGGAAATGAAGACAAAGTAGTTGCAGTTGTAACTGTAAATTCTGTACAAAATATGAATCTAAAAGTTGGAACAGAAATTGATGCAGTTATAAAAGCGTCTGATATTATGATAGGAAAATAA